The segment TTAAGCATGTGACCCATATGTAAGACACCAGTAACATTAGGAGGAGGTATGACGACGGTAAAGGGTTCTCTTCCATCGGGTTTTGAACTAAATAATTTGTGGTCCATCCAATAGGCGTACCACTTCTCCTCAACATTAGCGGGATTATACTTACTTGCTAATTCCATATTAAATTAAATCAATTATATATTGGTATATTATAGAGTGCAAAATTAATAAATTAAAAGGAGAAACACGTCTTTGATTTATGTACTTTTGTTTAAACCCTATTAGAAGACAACTTAAATAATCAAAAATCATGCATACAAGAGAAGAAAAACTAGAAGCTTTTGGTCGTTTTCTAGATGTACTAGACGAACTACGAGAAAAATGCCCATGGGATAGAAAGCAAACCAATGAAAGTTTACGTCCCAATACGATTGAGGAAACTTATGAACTTTGTGATGCGTTAATGCGAAATGACCAAGAGGATATCTGCAAAGAGCTTGGTGATGTGCTTCTCCATATCGGATTTTATGCTAAGATAGGCTCCGAAAAAGAACAATTTGATATCAAAGATGTATGTGATAAGTTGTGTGAGAAATTAATATTCAGACATCCTCATGTCTTTGGCACAACTCAAGTACACGGTTCTGACGAAGTAGAATCAAACTGGGAAGAGTTGAAGTTGAAAGAAAAAGGAGGGAATAAACGAGTACTAAGTGGCGTTCCTGATGCTCTGCCTGCATTAATCAAAGCCTACCGAATACAAGATAAAGCTAGAAATATAGGCTTTGACTGGGAGGTAAAAGAACAAGTATGGGATAAAGTAAAAGAAGAGTTTAATGAGCTTCAAGTAGAGATTCAACACATGGATAAGGCTGAAGCGGAAAAAGAATTTGGGGATTTATTTTTCAGTATTATCAATGCTGCTCGAAAATATGGCATCAATCCAGAAAATGCCCTAGAACTCACCAATCAAAAATTTATTCGCAGATTTAATTACTTAGAAGATCATACCCTAAAAGAAGGTTTAAATTTACATGAGATGAGCCTATCTGAAATGGATAAAATATGGGATGAAGCAAAATCTAAAGGATTATAAAAACCATTTTAGAGACCTTGTAGCTCACAGAAATGCACCAGTTTGGACCGAGCATAATATTCCGCCTATTTTCTATGCATTTTTCTATACAACATGCTATCAAGTAGCAGATTAGAGAATACTTTGAATAAATCAAAATAAGATCTTAACACCGATAAGACATTACTCTGACACCGACATGTCATTCTCATGTCGGTGTCAAAAAAAACAGAGTATCTTAAAACAGCTTGTAAACTTTTAACACTTCGGATAAATATATCCGGGAAATACATAACAACATCGTATGCTTTAATGTTAGTAATTAGTAACTGTATAATAAATTACTAACTATGAAGTATAGAATCGAAAAAGACACAATGGGTGAAGTAAAAGTTCCTGCAGATAAATACTGGGGAGCCCAAACTGAAAGATCAAGAAACAACTTTAAAATAGGACCATCGGGTTCTATGCCCAAAGAGATTATTTATGCCTTCGCCTATCTAAAGAAAGCAGCTGCCTACGCCAATTGTGACCTAGGAGTATTACCTACTGAAAAAAGAGATTTAATAGCCAAAGTTTGCGATGAAATTCTTGAAGGCAAGTTAGATGACCAGTTTCCTTTAGTAATTTGGCAAACAGGATCGGGAACTCAAAGTAACATGAATGTTAATGAAGTGATATCCAAGAGAGCTTCTATTTTGGCTGGACATAGTATAGATGAAAAGAGTTTAATTCACCCCAATGATGATGTAAACAAATCTCAATCGTCAAATGATACCTACCCTACTGCATTAAATATTGCAGCTTATAAAAAGATTATTGAAAAAACATTGGTGGGTGCTTCTGCATTACAAGATGCTCTAGATAAAAAAGCTAAGGCTTATAAGGACATCGTTAAAATAGGAAGAACACATTTACAAGATGCCACTCCATTAACACTAGGACAAGAGTTTTCTGGTTATGCCATGCAAGTGTGCAATGCCATTAAAGCGATAGAAGTAACTCTTCCTCATTTATCTCAACTTGCCTTGGGCGGAACAGCTGTAGGTACAGGATTAAATGCACCCAAAGGATATGATGTAAAAGTAGCAGAGTATATTTCTAAGTTTACAGGAATCCCATTTATTACTGCTCCCAATAAATTTGAAGCTTTGGCAGCCAATGATGCAGTAGTAGGCACTCATGGAGCCTTAAACCAACTAGCTGTAGCTCTATTTAAAATAGCTCAGGATATTAGAATGTTAGGCTCAGGTCCACGCTCAGGCATAGGTGAATTGCATCTTCCCGAAAATGAACCAGGTTCATCTATCATGCCAGGTAAGGTAAACCCAACACAAAATGAAGCTTTAACAATGGTTTGTGCTCAAGTAATGGGGAACCAAACGACTATAACATTTGCTGGTGCTAATGGTAATTATGAACTAAACGTATTTAAGCCTGTTATTGCAGCCAACTTCTTACAGTCGGCAGAACTATTAGGCGATGCTTGTATATCTTTTACAGAACACTGCGTAACTGGCATTGAACCCAACTTAAACAGAATTAAGGAGCTTGTAAACAACTCTCTTATGCTTGTTACGGCTTTAAATACACATATAGGGTATGAAAAATCTGCTCAAATAGCAAAGACTGCTCACAAAAATGGAACGACACTAAGAGAAGAAGCGATCTCCTCTGGCTTCCTAACAGCTGAAGAGTTTGACAAATGGGTAAAACCTGAAAATATGGTAGGTAATTTAAAGTAGATGAGATACCAAAAAGGACTGCAATTGCAGTCCTTTTTTCAATTTGAATTTCTATTCTTTCCTCCCCTACCTCTTTGATGCATTCCTCTTATAATTTCTCTATGGAATTTAGCCTCAGCCTTCATTACATCATAGATCTTTTGGTTGGATATGATATCCTTATATTTTTTATAGTATTCTAGTTCTAATTCAGCATTCTCTTTTCGGAGCAAATAGATTTTAGTAAGGGTTTCATCATACTCTTTTTCTGTCAATCCATTTTTCGCACTTTTCATTAATCTATTAATTTCCTTACCATTCTCCCGTTTTTTACTTTGTAACTCAAAAAACAGCTTAAAGAAAGCACTTGATTCAACAGTTGTTAAACCAGCTTGCTCGGTGATATACTCCTGCTGCTTCTTGTTAAACTCCTGAGGTGACAATCTTTGTGGACATACGGCATTAGCTTTTAATACAGTAAAAGAGCTAAGTACTATAATAAAACAAGCAATATATTTTTTCATAATAATATTATTATTCTGAATAATTAGTTAAATACACGTGTAAGGAATAATCATCAAACAGAGCCCCATCAACCGTTTCTTGAATAAATTCATCGGAAACGTCTTCAATATTATAATTAGTAGCTAAATCAATCATTTTCTCTTTTTGAGGCATCATTACTCTTATGATTAAAGCTGCACCAATAAATACAGCAGCCAAATAAACAAGAGGTTTCAGTTTATCCCATCGAGTAACACTTGGCAGCTCTTGCTCTATCAATTCTTTTTTAGGGAGCTGACTCATTATGTTATCTGTTAGACTATCAAAATAATCCTCTGGTACACGGAAAGTATCTTTACTTTTTAAATCATCTATCTTTTTCATATCTATATACCTCCTCTTTATAGTTAGATAAGAATTATAGTAAAAGGTTTAATCAAGGTTGCTAATAAATTCTTCAATCTTTTTTACGGCATGATGATAGGACGCCTTTAAAGCTCCTACTGTCGTTCCCAAAATTCTAGAAATCTCTGTATACTTCAAGTCATCGTAGTATTTCATAAGAAACACAATACGTTGCTTATCAGGAAGCTTCATTATAGCTTTTTGAAGTTGTACATCCAACTCCTTACCATCAAAATAGGGATCACTCTTCAATACGTTTTCTAGTCCTAATTCTGGATTATCTATTTCGACAGAATATTTTTCTTTATGTTTTGAGATAAATGTTAAGCTCTCATTAACAGCAATCCGATACAGCCAAGTTGATAATTTAGCATCACCTCTAAAGGATTCTAGATTTAGCCAAGCTTTCAAAAATGTATTTTGGAGAACATCATCTGCATTTTCATGCGTAAGAACTATTCTTCTTATGTGCCAATACAAAGGCTTGCTATAGAGTGAAACAAGAGCTCTAAACCCTAATTCAAGAGTCTCTGGCTCCTGAATTAACAATATAATCTGCTCTTCATTAAAATTTTTCTCCATATTACTCAATTAGTAATTAAAACTATTCAACAACATAAGTTTTAAGTTCTTCGGCTATCTCTACAATAGGAAAAATAGCATTCGCTTCAGTCAATAATATATTTTCATTAGGATATCTTGCAGAAAAATGACCGATAAGTAATTGCTTTACCTCAGCTTTCAAAGCTATTGTTGCTGCTTGTTCAGCAGTAGAATGATAGGTTTGATTAGCTCTTACTTTCTCTGAGTTAGCAAAAGTTGCCTCATGAAACAATAAATCACACCCTTTTATTAATTCTATTATTGGTGGGTTATAAGCTGTATCTGAACAATAAGCATAACTTCTAGGCAATGCAGCTGGTTTTGTTAAAACAGCATTCGATATAACTTCACCATCAGGGGTAATATAATCAAATCCTGCTTTCAACCTATTCATTTCATAAGTAGGAACATTATAAAAATCGACCTGTTCTCTGATAATATGATTTAAACCAATCTTTTCTTGAAATAAAAAACCAGAACAAGGCATCCTGTGCTTTAAAGGAATGGTAGTAACCTGCAATGACCGATCTTCATAGATCAGTGAAGATTTTTTAGTGTCATATTCCTTAAAGAACACTTGGTAAGACAACGGATTACAAAAGAAGTCCAAAGCAGGTTTCATCACAGCCTCCAAACCTTTGGGAGCATGGATATATAAATCGGCTGTACGACCTAGTAATCCAAATGTAGAAATCAATCCCATCAGCCCAAAACAGTGATCTCCATGTAAATGGGATATAAAGATATGCCCTAGTCTAGAGAATTTCAACTTTGCTTTTCTGAATTGAAGCTGTGTACCTTCTCCACAATCTATTATAAACAGTTTATCCCTAAAATTTACGACCTGAGAAGTTTGGTTATGTTTTGTTGTTGGAAGTGCAGAGCCACAACCCAAGATAGTTACTTCAAATTTATCCATTAATTATCATTCGTTTTAACAAAGATAAAATTCTTTCTGGAGTTGATAAATAAAAAAGGCATTTACCGCTTGGTAAATGCCTTTATATACTTAATTAAAAGATATTCTAACAGAAATTAGTTTTTACCTTCTAATTTTTCTTTTAACTCAGCAAGTGCATCAATATCACCTAGTGTAGTTGAAGCAGCTTGGTTTTGCATTGGAGTATTATCTCTCTTAGGAGCAGATTTCTTAGAAGACTTTCTAACTTCTTGTCTATCTTCTTCTGGTTGAACAGCTGCATCTTCAAAAATACGGCTGTGAGAAAGAATAATACGTTTTGCATCCTTATTGAATTCGATAACCTTGAATTCTAGTTTTTCTTCAAGTTGAGCTTGAGAACCATCTTCTTTAACTAGATGTTTTGGAGTAGCAAAACCTTCAACACCATAAGGAAGAGCAATTACAGCACCTTTATCAAGCATTTCGATAATAGTACCTTCATGTACTGAACCTACAGTAAATACAGTTTCGAATACATCCCATGGATTTTCTTCTAGTTGTTTGTGGCCTAAGCTTAAACGACGATTTTCTTTGTCGATTTCAAGAACTACGATTTCAAGATCAGCACCTAGTTGAGTAAACTCAGATGGGTGTTTGATTTTCTTAGTCCAAGATAGGTCAGAGATGTGTACAAGACCATCTACACCTTCTTCGATTTCTACAAAGATACCAAAGTTAGTAAAGTTACGTACTTTAGCTACGTGTTTAGAACCAACAGGATATTTTTCTTCGATAGTTTCCCAAGGATCTTGTTTAAGTTGTTTGATACCTAAAGACATCTTACGTTCTTCACGGTCTAGAGTCAAGATAACAGCTTCTACTTCATCACCAACTTTCATAAAGTCTTGTGCAGAACGTAAGTGTTGTGACCAAGACATTTCTGAAACGTGGATAAGACCTTCAACACCTGCAGCGATTTCAACGAAAGCACCATAGTCAGCCATAACCACAACTTTACCTTTAACTTTATCACCAACTTTAAGATTTTCATCAAGAGAATCCCATGGATGAGGAGTAAGTTGTTTAAGACCAAGAGCGATACGTTTTTTCTGATCATCAAAATCAAGAATAACAACGTTCAATTTTTGATCTAGTTCAACAACTTCTTTTGGATCGCTTACGCGGCCCCAAGAAAGGTCTGTAATATGAATAAGACCGTCTACGCCACCAAGGTCGATGAATACACCATAAGATGTAATGTTTTTAACGGTACCTTCAAGAACTTGACCTTTTTCAAGCTTGCTGATAATTTCTTTTTTCTGTTGTTCAAGTTCAGCTTCGATAAGAGCTTTGTGAGAAACAACAACGTTTTTGAATTCTTGGTTGATCTTAACCACCTTGAATTCCATAGTTTTACCAACGAATACATCGTAATCACGAATAGGACGAACGTCGATTTGAGAACCTGGTAAGAATGCTTCAATACCAAATACGTCAACGATCATACCACCCTTAGTACGACATTTGATAAATCCTTTAATTACTGCTTCATTTTCTAGAGCTTCGTTAACACGCTCCCATGCACGAGCAGCACGTGCCTTTTTGTGAGACAAAACAAGTTGTCCTTTTTTGTCTTCCTGACTTTCGATGTATACTTCTACAGTATCACCAACTTTTAGTTCAGGATTGTAACGGAATTCATTTAGAGAAATGATACCATCAGATTTGTAACCGATATTTACAACAACTTCACGTTTGTTCATAGCAATTACAACACCGTCAACAACTTCACGTTCGCTTACTTTGTTTAAAGTGTCATCATAAGCTTTTGCTAGGCTTTCACGGTCAATAGCTGTAGTAGTTTCTCCGCTTTCGTAAGCATCCCAATTGAAGTCTTCAATAGGAGCTACATTTTTTAAATTTTCCATTAATAATTAATTGTTAATAAATACTTTAATTCGATTAGACATTATATTGATCTATAAATCGGGTGCAAAAATACAATTATTCGGGCAAACAACAAAAGACTATACCCTAAAAATCCACAAAAAGGCTAGATTATTAACTGATAAACAAATCTATAGTTCTATCTTTTCATAAATACCCCCATTATCAACAGATAGAATATTCATAAACAATTCTATCTATTAAATAATTCAAAGGTTATCTTGGCCCCCATTTTAAAGTTTTTCCAGTTTGAATTAGACACAAAGACTCCAAAATCAAAGACATGAGTCCCTATACCGTACCCCACTTCAATATAAGGCTGCAATTGATTCATTACCAAAGCATTTACATATATACGTTCATTTATAACCGAACGTGTATATTTACGTAAATGAGGCAATAATAAAAACGGAGCCTCATAAACCATATTACCACGTATATACCACTGAGAAGCATTATACCATCGACGATCTAATATTTGAAAAGCTCCACCAATGTCATCATTCCAACCTGCTGGTAAGTTATTCTTAGCAAAGTATACGAAGTCAACGAAGTACAATTGCTCTTGATTAGTAAACATACCTCCCCCTAAACGGGTATAAAGAGTCCTCATCATAGTAAGTGGAATTTTATACTGAATATCCAATTCAATACGCTCATGTGCTCCAGTTGCTCCGAGAAAGCCTTTAATACTTCTCTCCCAGTCTAATACAAAAGTAGGGTATTTAGAGTAAAGATTTACCTTTCTATCTCCGTTCATATAATAATACTGACCAGGAGTCCAAGCCAATCTTATCCTTGGTGCCACACTAACATATCTACCACTAAATTTTTCTCCTAGGTTAATAGAATCTAGCACACCTTTGGCAGCACTAGTACGCTTATTAGCAGAAAGCCCAAAGTCAATATTAAGACCATTAACAACCTCCCAGGTATTCATAAAATCTACATATAGATTTTTGAAGTAGTTTAATTCATATTTCTCAAACTGAATAGTATCTGTTTCATTCTTTAAGTCTTCTAAAACTTCACTACTATATATTCGGTTACCATTCCCAACATTCAATTGGAACCCAACTCTTTTTTTAGGCCAATACATAAAATCAGAATAGGCTTTCCAGTAAAATTCTTTTCTTTTAAAGTTATAACCAATAGTCGGCCGTACCCTCAGCAATCTATCATTACTAAAAACTCTACTGTATTTTATTTTATGTTTATAGGTAAAGCCATCACTACCACTGTAGCTTAAAAGGAATGGGTTTAGTAATGGGGAAAATTTTACCGTACCAACATCGTATAAATCCAAAGTATAATCACTTATCAAGAAATCCCCAACCTCACCCCAAAATGCTGCGGATTTTTTCTTCTTTGTATCTACAACCTTCATAGTTGTATCTTTATCTGCTTCAAATTCATCATATAAGACTTCTTCATCTTTTGTCAAAGGTAGCATTCTATATTCGGAGAAGTCATCTTCCTTTTTCTCAACCTTAGTAGTATCTTTAAATTGGAATGTGTACAATTGGGTTAAATCATATTTATTCTTTTTTTGGGGAGGAATGATATCTTTTGTTTTCTTAATTTCTATATCATCATACTTCATTACCGCATCATAAGTACCCACCACCTTGTTCCACATAAATCGCAATGTAGCGTCTATATGATAATCAAGAGGGAGAAACTCATCGGAATTTCCAACCTCACCTAATCTAATATAACAAGTTGCACTTAAGTACTCAGAACGTCCAAAGAATTCTAATTCACGAATACTCCATACCTTATCACTAACAATCAGATAACCTCTTACTAATTGATAGCTTTTACTCTTGGGTATAAATCTTATTGTAAATTCTAAATGTCCGCCCACACCTCTATCAACTCTTTCCAACTTATACTTATAGTATTTCTTGGCCTCTTTATTTATTGGCGATATTAGTTTTTCTTTTAATAATGCTGGAGAATAAACATTTATATTAAAATATCTCAAGATATTAGCACTAGCGCCTTTTAGTCGAGGTGTAGTTCCTGTAATAGCCTTTACTCTTTGATCATAGATGTCAGGGGCAGTATAGTGCAGATCACTATATGTTTCTAATATATATTTACGCACATTACCACGAGGTCTGAACATAGCAGGTAAATATCGTAACAATAAGTTTTTTCTTACAACATCAATCTTTGTCTTTACATATAAATCAGCATCATACTCACTGATAGCTGTTTCATAAAATGGAGCATAAAAGGATACGTTGTTCATTATAGAGTCAACGCAATAGGGTGTAATATCTAGTGAAGGGACATCTCTCATACTCTTATTCTGGGCTAATAGCTCTCCCACGAATAACAGTAATACAAGCAAACAATATGTCCGTTTTACAAAAGACTTCTTCATATTATAACAAATATAGCTATTTTCTAAAATATAAACATTTATACATAGGGTTTATTTAGGACTAAATACTTATACAGATTTCAACCATTTTCACATTACATCTATTTTTTAGGAGTATAATTCATTTAATTACATTATTTTTGTCAACAACCCCTTAATATAACATACCAAAATGTCAAAATTACGTTTTTTTGCCTTACAAGAGACAGTTAATAGACAACCCCTTTCTATAACTCCACCTTCTAATAAACTTTCTGATTACTATGCAAGCCATGTTTTTGATCAGAAAAAAATGCAAGAATACTTACCTAGAGAAGCCTTTAATGAATTTACTAAAGCTCTAGATAAAGGAACACCTATCACGAGAGAACTTGCAAACCTAATAGCAAATGGGATGAAAAGTTGGGCAAAGACTTTACATGTAACTCATTATACTCATTGGTTTCAGCCTCTTACTGATGGAACAGCTGAGAAGCACGATGGGTTTATAGAACTGAAAGAAGAATTTGATGCAATCGAACATTTCTCAGGAAAATTACTAATTCAACAAGAGCCAGATGCATCTTCTTTTCCAAGCGGGGGAATAAGAAACACTTTTGAAGCAAGGGGTTATACAGCTTGGGATACAAGTTCCCCTGCCTTTGTAGTAGATACTACACTTTGTATTCCTACTATATTTATCTCCTACACAGGAGAAGCTCTTGATTATAAGACCCCTCTGCTAAAAGCTCTCTCTGCTGTTGACAAAGCCTCAACGAAACTATGTAAGCTTTTTGATCGGAACATCACGAAGGTACTTACTAACTTAGGCTGGGAACAAGAGTTCTTTTTAGTTGATATCGCATTGTATAATGCTCGTCCAGACTTATACCTCACAGGCAGAACACTTATGGGACACTCTTCTGCTAAAGATCAGCAATTGGACGACCACTATTTTGGTTCTATTCCACCTAGGGTCAATGCTTTCTTGAAAGAAATAGAAATAGAGTGTCACAAACTAGGAATTCCTATAAAAACAAGACATAATGAAGTAGCACCTAATCAGTTTGAACTTGCGCCTATTTTTGAAAATGCCAATTTAGCCAACGATCATAATCAACAAGTTATGGATCTCATGAAAAGAGTAGCTCAAAAACATCGTTTTGCTGTACTCTTTCATGAAAAACCTTATAAAGGAATTAATGGATCAGGAAAACACAATAACTGGTCATTATGCACTGATACGGGCATTAATCTGTTTGCTCCTGGTAAAAACCCAAAGGGTAACTTACTATTTCTCACCTTTCTTGTAAATGCTCTTATGATGGTTTATAAAAACCAAGATTTACTGAGAGCATCCATCGTCAGTGCAGGAAATAGCCATCGCCTAGGAGCAAACGAAGCTCCACCTGCTATCCTTTCTATTTTCCTCGGAGATGAACTTTCTCTAACACTTGATTCAATCGTTGAACAAGTGGGTGATAAAAGGATGACTCCTGAAGAAAAAACAACATTAAAACTAGGTATAGGTAGAATTCCCGAGATTTTACTAGACACAACAGATCGGAACAGAACATCTCCTTTTGCCTTTACAGGAAATAGATTTGAGTTTAGAGCTGCCGGTTCTTCATCAAATAGTGCCGCATCTATGATCGTAATTAATGCAGCTATGGCTTCTCAACTTAATCAATTTAGAGAAGAATTAGAAGGGCTAATAGATAAAGGTATGGGTAGAGATGAAGCACTTTTTAAGCTGCTCAAAAAATACATTTTAGAATCAAAATCTATTCGATTTGAAGGAGATGGATATTCTAAAGCATGGGAAGAAGAAGCAAAAAGAAGAGGATTAAGTAATATATCCCATGTTCCTGAAGCTTTAACCTATTACGTAAAAGATCAAGCTAAAAAAGTATTTATATCAGAAAATATATTCTCTCAGCATGAGCTTTATAGCAGACTAGAGGTAGAGCTAGAAAAGTTTACTAAAAAAATTCAAATTGAAAGTAGAGTTTTGGGTGACTTAGCAATAAATCATATAGTACCTATTGCGGTAAGCTATCAAAATAGATTATTAAAAAATCTAATGGGACTTAAAACTATTTTTGAAGAGGAAGAATATCATATCTTGAGTGAAGACAGAGTAGAGCTAGTTCGAGAAATATCATATCGTGTTACCTCTATAAAAAAGTTAGTGAAAGAAATGATTGAGGCTAGAAAGGTGGCCAACAAAATGGAATGTTATACAGAAAAGGCTTATGCATATGAAAATACAGTGAGGCCATTTCTTGAAAATATAAGAGACCACATAGACCATCTAGAAATGGAAGTGGATGATGAAATATGGCCTTTACCTAAATATAGAGAGCTCCTTTTTGCTAGATAAACAGCAAATTAAGTCATATTACATTATTTGATAGTTTATATACCTTTATACTTAATTTATTTTTATATTTGTGCTATATAACATACTTTAGAAACACTCATGGGTAAAAAGAACTTATCAAATATCGAGATTTCGGAATATTTATCCGATATGTGGGCTCCATTAAATGAAGACCAGAGGAAGTTTCTTTCTAATAATTATATACTTCAAAATTACAAGAAAAATGAAATTATATATGATGAGGAAGAAACACCCAAATACCTTATGTGTTTGCTAAGTGGGAAAGTGAAAATTTACAAAGATGGTGTTGGCGGACGTAGTCAGATTATTCGTATGATTAAACCAGTTGAATATTTTGGCTATAGAGCTTATTTTGCTAATGAAGATTATGTTACAGCTGCTGCTGCCTTCGAACCATCTATTCTTTGCTTAATTCCATTAGAAGTAATGACTAAGCTCGTTTCTGAAAATTGCGAGTTAGCCATGTTCTTCATCAAACAACTATCTATTGATTTAGGTATTGCTGATGAAAGAACTGTAAACTTGACGCAAAAACACATTAGAGGTAGATTAGCTGAATCTCTCTTATTCCTAAAAGAAAGTTATGGACTAGAAGAAGATGGTTATACATTAAGTATATATCTTTCACGTGAAGATTTGGCAAACTTATCAAATATGACTACTTCTAATGCTATTAGAACTTTGTCAAACTTTGCATCTGAAAGAATCATTGCAATTGATGGTCGAAAAATAAAGATTATTGATGTAGAAAAACTCACAAAGATAAGTCAGATAGGATAAACTCATATCACTATCGCTAAATAGATAACAAAATAGGCTGCTTAACATTAGGCAGCCTATTTTATTTCTACTTTATCGAACAACAATAAAATCAATAAAGTTGCCCTTATTTATACCTCAAACTATTATCGAAGTAGCACTTTTGGGCATAAGAATGAATATATCATAACACCGACATGACAACAACATATCGGTGTCATCGTATCATCATGTCGGTGTCATGATAACAATAGGATACCGATATAATAGCCTTTTTGACACTTCATAAAGCTAATTACATTGATATACTAGAATGTTTGTCTAAATTCACAACCTTCTTTCCACTGAGAACAACCAAAGGCTTTATTACCCTTTATCAACACTCCCCTACCACATAAAGGACAAGGATCTCCTTCTTTTAAGGGGTGTCTACGATCTGTAATATCATTTTTTACGGTTGAAACTATATCAGAAACCATCTCTTTCAACTCATCAATGAAAGTAGAAGCATTATAACTTTGATCTTCAATCTCTCTCAACTTCTTTTCCCAAATTCCTGTAAGTTCAGCAGATTTAAGAAGTTCTTCATGAATAATACGTATCAACTCCTTACCTGTCTCTGTTGGGACTAAGTTTTTTCTTTCTTTGCGAATATAATTCCTCTTAAATAAAGTTTCAATTATAGCTGCACGTGTT is part of the Bacteroides coprosuis DSM 18011 genome and harbors:
- a CDS encoding transcriptional regulator, Crp/Fnr family (COGs: COG0664 cAMP-binding protein - catabolite gene activator and regulatory subunit of cAMP-dependent protein kinase~InterPro IPR000595:IPR001808~KEGG: bfs:BF0954 FNR family transcriptional regulator protein~PFAM: Cyclic nucleotide-binding domain~SMART: HTH transcriptional regulator, Crp; Cyclic nucleotide-binding domain~SPTR: Putative uncharacterized protein;~IMG reference gene:2504108158~PFAM: Cyclic nucleotide-binding domain), whose protein sequence is MGKKNLSNIEISEYLSDMWAPLNEDQRKFLSNNYILQNYKKNEIIYDEEETPKYLMCLLSGKVKIYKDGVGGRSQIIRMIKPVEYFGYRAYFANEDYVTAAAAFEPSILCLIPLEVMTKLVSENCELAMFFIKQLSIDLGIADERTVNLTQKHIRGRLAESLLFLKESYGLEEDGYTLSIYLSREDLANLSNMTTSNAIRTLSNFASERIIAIDGRKIKIIDVEKLTKISQIG
- a CDS encoding glutamine synthetase catalytic region (COGs: COG3968 Uncharacterized protein related to glutamine synthetase~InterPro IPR008146~KEGG: bfs:BF0955 glutamine synthetase~PFAM: Glutamine synthetase, catalytic domain~SPTR: Putative uncharacterized protein;~IMG reference gene:2504108157~PFAM: Glutamine synthetase, catalytic domain; Glutamine synthetase type III N terminal), producing MSKLRFFALQETVNRQPLSITPPSNKLSDYYASHVFDQKKMQEYLPREAFNEFTKALDKGTPITRELANLIANGMKSWAKTLHVTHYTHWFQPLTDGTAEKHDGFIELKEEFDAIEHFSGKLLIQQEPDASSFPSGGIRNTFEARGYTAWDTSSPAFVVDTTLCIPTIFISYTGEALDYKTPLLKALSAVDKASTKLCKLFDRNITKVLTNLGWEQEFFLVDIALYNARPDLYLTGRTLMGHSSAKDQQLDDHYFGSIPPRVNAFLKEIEIECHKLGIPIKTRHNEVAPNQFELAPIFENANLANDHNQQVMDLMKRVAQKHRFAVLFHEKPYKGINGSGKHNNWSLCTDTGINLFAPGKNPKGNLLFLTFLVNALMMVYKNQDLLRASIVSAGNSHRLGANEAPPAILSIFLGDELSLTLDSIVEQVGDKRMTPEEKTTLKLGIGRIPEILLDTTDRNRTSPFAFTGNRFEFRAAGSSSNSAASMIVINAAMASQLNQFREELEGLIDKGMGRDEALFKLLKKYILESKSIRFEGDGYSKAWEEEAKRRGLSNISHVPEALTYYVKDQAKKVFISENIFSQHELYSRLEVELEKFTKKIQIESRVLGDLAINHIVPIAVSYQNRLLKNLMGLKTIFEEEEYHILSEDRVELVREISYRVTSIKKLVKEMIEARKVANKMECYTEKAYAYENTVRPFLENIRDHIDHLEMEVDDEIWPLPKYRELLFAR
- a CDS encoding hypothetical protein (KEGG: bth:BT_4341 hypothetical protein~SPTR: Putative uncharacterized protein;~IMG reference gene:2504108156), whose translation is MRDVPSLDITPYCVDSIMNNVSFYAPFYETAISEYDADLYVKTKIDVVRKNLLLRYLPAMFRPRGNVRKYILETYSDLHYTAPDIYDQRVKAITGTTPRLKGASANILRYFNINVYSPALLKEKLISPINKEAKKYYKYKLERVDRGVGGHLEFTIRFIPKSKSYQLVRGYLIVSDKVWSIRELEFFGRSEYLSATCYIRLGEVGNSDEFLPLDYHIDATLRFMWNKVVGTYDAVMKYDDIEIKKTKDIIPPQKKNKYDLTQLYTFQFKDTTKVEKKEDDFSEYRMLPLTKDEEVLYDEFEADKDTTMKVVDTKKKKSAAFWGEVGDFLISDYTLDLYDVGTVKFSPLLNPFLLSYSGSDGFTYKHKIKYSRVFSNDRLLRVRPTIGYNFKRKEFYWKAYSDFMYWPKKRVGFQLNVGNGNRIYSSEVLEDLKNETDTIQFEKYELNYFKNLYVDFMNTWEVVNGLNIDFGLSANKRTSAAKGVLDSINLGEKFSGRYVSVAPRIRLAWTPGQYYYMNGDRKVNLYSKYPTFVLDWERSIKGFLGATGAHERIELDIQYKIPLTMMRTLYTRLGGGMFTNQEQLYFVDFVYFAKNNLPAGWNDDIGGAFQILDRRWYNASQWYIRGNMVYEAPFLLLPHLRKYTRSVINERIYVNALVMNQLQPYIEVGYGIGTHVFDFGVFVSNSNWKNFKMGAKITFELFNR